AAACTCTTTATATTCTTTTTTCACCCAAATAAATATATCTCCAACATTTATATCAAGATTAAGTTCTTCCTTCACCTCTCTTTTAAGAGCCATGGACGGGGTTTCTCCCTGTTCGATTTTTCCTCCTGGAAACTCCCACATATTTCCAAAACTTTTGCCAAGAGGACGTAAAGTACACAATATCTCCGATTTTTCATTTTCAATTATAGCCGCAACTACCTCAATCTCTGTCTTCATAACC
This genomic stretch from Fusobacterium sp. DD2 harbors:
- the mutT gene encoding 8-oxo-dGTP diphosphatase MutT, giving the protein VMKTEIEVVAAIIENEKSEILCTLRPLGKSFGNMWEFPGGKIEQGETPSMALKREVKEELNLDINVGDIFIWVKKEYKEFKISLRCYLCKIKNMDDFILKEHAAFLWLKRENLNSLMWVPTDSIIIKKLKGE